A single Micromonospora sp. CCTCC AA 2012012 DNA region contains:
- a CDS encoding macrolide family glycosyltransferase, with translation MDADPDRRPTDHAPRHVAVFTFPAYAHIAPAVPMLAELVRRGHRVTCFVVARFAELVAESGAEVVEYESDFPWADGPTGSPVENILAFFAEAVAPLPAAVARLAADRPDLIAHDLAASEAGRILARAWDVPVVQLCPTVASSPGFSMSERQSREVTGPPPEPVDPADPRFAEFIARREKLLADRGLAGVSIDGFGAEHGPNIVFLPREFQLAPETFDERFTFVGPCLTDEPTAGDWTPPADGRDVLLLSLGSSYTPDQAEFLRFCVDTLADGPWHVVLTLGHRVRREDFGPLPDNVEAHQWLRHPQVLRHAAGFVTHAGMGSVMESLFHGVPMVLVPYHVDQRVIAGRTAELDLGRVMRREETSPQKLRTAVEEITGDPRIRAAVARMRDHVHSAGGAARAADAVESLIAAHAHHTDRERS, from the coding sequence GTGGACGCAGACCCGGACCGCCGCCCGACCGACCACGCACCGCGACACGTCGCCGTGTTCACCTTCCCGGCGTACGCGCACATCGCCCCGGCGGTGCCGATGCTGGCCGAGCTGGTCCGCCGCGGCCACCGGGTGACCTGTTTCGTGGTGGCCCGCTTCGCCGAGCTGGTCGCCGAAAGCGGCGCGGAGGTGGTCGAGTACGAGTCCGACTTCCCCTGGGCCGACGGCCCGACCGGGTCGCCGGTGGAGAACATCCTCGCCTTCTTCGCGGAGGCGGTCGCGCCGCTGCCGGCGGCGGTCGCCCGGCTCGCCGCCGACCGGCCCGACCTGATCGCGCACGACCTGGCCGCCTCCGAGGCCGGACGGATCCTGGCCCGCGCCTGGGACGTCCCGGTGGTGCAGCTCTGCCCCACCGTCGCCTCCAGCCCCGGCTTCTCCATGTCGGAGCGGCAGAGCCGCGAGGTCACCGGGCCGCCGCCGGAGCCGGTCGACCCGGCCGACCCGCGGTTCGCCGAGTTCATCGCCCGGCGGGAGAAGCTGCTCGCCGACCGGGGCCTGGCCGGGGTGTCGATCGACGGGTTCGGCGCCGAGCACGGGCCCAACATCGTCTTCCTGCCCCGCGAGTTCCAGCTCGCCCCGGAGACGTTCGACGAGAGGTTCACCTTCGTCGGCCCGTGCCTGACCGACGAGCCGACCGCCGGTGACTGGACCCCGCCGGCCGACGGGCGGGACGTGCTGCTGCTCTCGCTGGGCAGCTCGTACACTCCGGACCAGGCGGAGTTCCTGCGGTTCTGTGTGGACACCCTCGCCGACGGTCCGTGGCACGTCGTGCTGACCCTCGGCCACCGGGTGCGGCGGGAGGACTTCGGCCCGCTGCCCGACAACGTCGAGGCGCACCAGTGGCTGCGGCACCCGCAGGTGCTGCGGCACGCCGCCGGCTTCGTCACGCACGCCGGGATGGGCAGCGTGATGGAGTCCCTCTTCCACGGCGTGCCGATGGTGCTGGTGCCCTACCACGTCGACCAGCGGGTGATCGCCGGCCGGACGGCCGAACTGGACCTCGGCCGGGTCATGCGCCGCGAGGAGACCAGCCCGCAGAAGCTGCGCACGGCGGTCGAGGAGATCACCGGCGACCCGCGCATCCGGGCGGCCGTGGCGCGGATGCGCGACCACGTGCACTCCGCCGGTGGCGCGGCCCGGGCGGCGGACGCCGTCGAGTCGCTGATCGCCGCCCACGCCCACCACACCGACAGGGAGCGTTCATGA
- a CDS encoding macrolide family glycosyltransferase yields MTGRHIAFFNYPAHGHVNPTLPVVAELVRRGHRVTYVVASHFADVVAATGAEVIGYESVVPKSWATVAIPSTITGDDMAEAAAVHLAEVFTPLPEVKRRLDADRPDVMVYDSFGYATGRLLARAWDLPSVLTATTFVSSDTFSPYAALAATMTPPDPDHPALRRERELMRRTLDENGLGHLSNEDFAGAPEAKTLVFVPPEFQPGIETFDDRFVFVGPCIGDRAHQGAWTPPGDDRPVVLVALGSFGYENQLAFYRDALAALVDLPWHVVMSLGGLVTPEDLGPLPAHVEARPWVPQLSVLEHASAFVSHAGMGSTMESLSFGVPPVVVPRTGEQDLVAARVVELGLGRCLTPAELTADRLRDAVLGLRDDTGVRRRVADLAGAIAARKGPSLAADTIEARLVGA; encoded by the coding sequence ATGACCGGCCGCCACATCGCGTTCTTCAACTATCCGGCCCACGGCCACGTCAACCCGACGCTGCCGGTGGTGGCGGAGCTGGTGCGGCGGGGCCACCGCGTGACGTACGTGGTCGCGTCGCACTTCGCGGACGTGGTCGCGGCGACCGGCGCGGAGGTGATCGGCTACGAGTCGGTGGTGCCGAAGTCGTGGGCGACCGTCGCCATCCCGTCGACCATCACCGGCGACGACATGGCCGAGGCGGCGGCGGTGCACCTGGCGGAGGTGTTCACCCCGCTGCCGGAGGTGAAGCGCCGCCTCGACGCCGACCGGCCGGACGTGATGGTCTACGACTCCTTCGGCTACGCCACCGGCCGGCTGCTGGCCCGGGCCTGGGACCTGCCGTCGGTGCTGACCGCCACCACCTTCGTCTCCAGCGACACCTTCTCCCCGTACGCCGCGCTCGCCGCGACCATGACCCCGCCGGACCCGGACCATCCGGCGCTGCGCCGGGAGCGGGAGCTGATGCGCCGCACCCTGGACGAGAACGGCCTCGGCCACCTGTCCAACGAGGACTTCGCCGGCGCCCCGGAGGCGAAGACGCTGGTCTTCGTGCCGCCGGAGTTCCAGCCCGGCATCGAGACCTTCGACGACCGGTTCGTCTTCGTCGGGCCGTGCATCGGCGACCGCGCCCACCAGGGCGCGTGGACCCCGCCGGGCGACGACCGGCCGGTGGTGCTGGTCGCGCTCGGCAGCTTCGGGTACGAGAACCAGCTCGCCTTCTACCGCGACGCCCTCGCCGCCCTGGTGGACCTGCCGTGGCACGTGGTGATGTCGCTGGGCGGCCTGGTCACCCCCGAGGACCTGGGCCCGTTGCCGGCGCACGTGGAGGCCCGCCCGTGGGTGCCGCAGCTGTCGGTGCTGGAGCACGCCTCCGCGTTCGTGTCGCACGCCGGCATGGGCAGCACGATGGAGTCGCTCTCCTTCGGCGTGCCGCCGGTGGTGGTGCCCCGCACCGGCGAGCAGGACCTGGTCGCCGCCCGGGTGGTCGAGCTGGGACTGGGCCGCTGCCTCACGCCCGCCGAGCTGACCGCCGACCGGCTGCGCGACGCGGTGCTCGGCCTGCGCGACGACACCGGCGTACGACGGCGGGTGGCGGACCTGGCGGGGGCCATCGCGGCCCGCAAGGGCCCGTCGCTCGCCGCGGACACCATCGAGGCCCGGCTGGTCGGGGCATGA